The Puniceicoccaceae bacterium genomic interval GGGACGACGCGATTACGTGGGACTGCGTCGGGCTGGCTGGGTGGGCTGGTTCGCAAACGTGACGTTCATGTCCACCTGTATGGTGGCATTGATTCTGACCCGAAACGTGATTCCGACCTGGTTTGTGGTGGATCCTGAAGTGATAGTGCTGGCTGCGGGATTGCTGGTCATTGCAGGCTTGTTTCAGGTCTTTGATGGTGTGCAGATTGCGATGATGTCGTCCCTGCGCGGCATGCGCGATGTGAAGGTGCCTACGGTGATCGTGATGTTTGTCTATTACGGTGTTTGCCTTCCGCTGGCATACGTATTGGCCTTCAAATTCGGTTGGGACGGAACCGGAATTTGGGTGGGGCTTGCAACCGGACTCGCGCTTTCGGCGGTTTTGCTGACCGTGCGCTTTCACTGGAAGTCCATGAGTCTTGTCCGGGATGGCGTGACTCCGGTCAGGGCTTGACCTCCAGATTGTTGGAGTTGAAGTAAAAAACGCAGCCCCACCGGAGTGAGGCTGCGTTGGAAAATCCGGCAGAAAAAATCGGATCAGAATTTGAACTTCACGTTGCGCATATCACCGCTTTCAAGGAAGGCCTGGTGCATGGCATAGGCCTTCTGCAGGGACGCTGGAGTGTGTCCGTCACTGACCTCGGCGAAATAGCTCTGCAACAACGGACGGTACTCCGGGTGTGCGCAGTTTTCGCAGATCAGTTTGGCCCGCTCCATGGGATCCTTGCCTCGCAAGTCGGCGATGCCCTGTTCGGTGACGACAACCTGCACCGAATGCTCACTGTGATCCATGTGGCTGCAGTTGGGCACCACGGCCGAGATCAGACCACCCTTTGCAACGGATGGGCAGGTGAAGATGGAGATGTAGGCGTTGCGGGTGAAGTCCCCGGAACCACCGATCCCGTTCATCATGTTTTTCCCAAGCACGTGCGTGGAATTGACATTTCCAAAAATATCGACCTCCAGCGCGGTATTGATCGAAATGATGCCCAGGCGCCTGACGATCTCCGGGTTGTTCGAAATCTCCTGCGGACGGAGTAGGATCTTGCGGCTGTAGGCGCTCAGGTTGGAATAGATTCGTTTGACGACGTCCTTGGTGACTGTGAGCGACGTACCACTGGCAAAGCGCACATTGCCCGCATCCATCAAATCGATGACGGAGTCCTGAATGACCTCGGAGTAGAGGTCAAATGCAGGAATATCCGGGTGAGCTCCCATTGCACCAAGCACCGCATTTGCGATGTTGCCGACACCGCTTTGGATGGGCAGAAAGCCCGCCGGAATGGTGCCCTTGGCAATTTCGGATGCGAGAAAATTGGCCGTGTTCTCCCCGATTTTTTCGGTGATGGGGTCACTGG includes:
- a CDS encoding succinate CoA transferase: MRAKGIRELTADEAASMIQHEDVIGFSGFTPAGACKVIPRAIAKKALAEHNEGRPFKVGVVTGASTGPSLDGELAKANAVLFRTPYQSDPNLRKQINSGETRFYDMHLSLLPQYVRYGFLGKFNWAIVEACDVNEKGEIVLSTSVGASPTFLEVADRIIVELNEYHPTELRGFHDIYMPDNPPHRREIPVYRADQRIGREVVSVDPKKIVGFVRSNEADEVNPFKPSDPITEKIGENTANFLASEIAKGTIPAGFLPIQSGVGNIANAVLGAMGAHPDIPAFDLYSEVIQDSVIDLMDAGNVRFASGTSLTVTKDVVKRIYSNLSAYSRKILLRPQEISNNPEIVRRLGIISINTALEVDIFGNVNSTHVLGKNMMNGIGGSGDFTRNAYISIFTCPSVAKGGLISAVVPNCSHMDHSEHSVQVVVTEQGIADLRGKDPMERAKLICENCAHPEYRPLLQSYFAEVSDGHTPASLQKAYAMHQAFLESGDMRNVKFKF